One Cryptomeria japonica chromosome 9, Sugi_1.0, whole genome shotgun sequence genomic window carries:
- the LOC131066908 gene encoding anther-specific protein LAT52, which translates to MASKYAIILLSILCFTTCLAEESSAQQPRNVVVKGRVFCDTCGQRQLTDVESRVIVGAVVAVECNMKRKLKTGSISVEGKTGENGEFRVELSPSVVHSKCGVRLVSSPQQSCNMPSIATASHITLASNNNGLLTYNSPPLAFRPSSIASCKHKHSHSDADADAESKQSLAPPLLLQARPLPYAFPPTPPTPPLPNLPFLPPLPLQAPPLAFPLLPPTPSLPNLPFTPPAPPFSVPFPPLAFPTLPAPPPM; encoded by the exons ATGGCTTCCAAATACGCAATAATTCTGTTAAGCATCTTGTGCTTCACCACCTGTTTGGCCGAGGAAAGCTCTGCTCAACAGCCACGCAATGTTGTGGTGAAGGGAAGAGTCTTTTGCGACACATGTGGCCAGCGTCAATTGACAGATGTAGAGTCACGTGTTATTGTTG GGGCAGTGGTTGCAGTGGAATGCAACATGAAGAGGAAGCTGAAAACAGGCAGCATTTCAGTTGAAGGAAAAACAGGGGAGAATGGAGAGTTCAGGGTGGAGTTAAGCCcctcagttgttcattccaaatgtGGGGTGCGCCTTGTGAGCAGTCCACAACAGTCCTGCAACATGCCCTCCATTGCCACAGCATCTCACATCACCTTGGCCTCAAACAACAATGGACTTTTAACTTACAACTCTCCTCCCTTAGCCTTTCGCCCTTCTTCCATTGCCTCATGCAAACACAAACACAGTCACAGTGATGCTGATGCAGATGCAGAATCAAAGCAGAGTTTAGCTCCACCACTGCTTCTACAAGCTCGTCCTCTCCCTTATGCTTTTCCACCCACTCCACCCACTCCACCCCTGCCAAACTTGCCATTTCTTCCACCACTGCCTTTACAAGCTCCTCCtctagcttttcctcttcttccaccCACTCCATCCCTGCCAAACTTGCCATTTACTCCACCCGCTCCACCATTTTCAGTCCCCTTCCCTCCCTTAGCCTTTCCCACCCTGCCTGCACCACCTCCAATGTAG